A portion of the Drosophila innubila isolate TH190305 chromosome 3L unlocalized genomic scaffold, UK_Dinn_1.0 0_D_3L, whole genome shotgun sequence genome contains these proteins:
- the LOC117787772 gene encoding protein rhomboid — protein sequence MLSATVLQMPPSQSRNSGLVLGVCLGQLMQQPAQTATMAAKLPPGEPQKEKPLTSRAIRCWPPPCFIVLVSLLEIFVFVYVGSAPPEDSLLIYRPDRRLQLWRFVSYALLHASWLHLGFNVVTQLLYGLPLELLHGSGRTAVVYVAGVLAGSLGTSVVDSTVYLVGASGGVYALLAAQLANVLLNFGHMRHGLAQLLAVIIFVSCDLGYTLYCRQMALVEYQPSAGATISVSYIAHMTGALAGLSLGLFLLRQLDGSLRPRLLRWLALGVWATFSGFAFAFNLINTVTAQLLAEQEGEVIKQHLLHDLGMER from the exons ATGCTCTCGGCGACCGTCTTGCAGATGCCGCCGTCTCAATCCCGCAACAGCGGCCTGGTGCTGGGCGTCTGCCTCGGCCAGCTGATGCAGCAGCCAGCACAGACTGCCACAATGGCAGCCAAGCTGCCACCAGGCGAGCCACAGAAGGAAAAACCGTTGACATCCAGAGCAATACGTTGCTGGCCACCGCCCTGTTTCATAGTGCTCGTCTCACTGCTCGAG ATTTTTGTCTTTGTATACGTGGGTTCTGCTCCGCCGGAGGATTCGCTGCTCATCTATCGCCCGGATCGTCGATTGCAGCTTTGGCGCTTCGTGTCCTACGCCTTATTGCATGCCAGTTGGTTGCACCTAGGATTCAATGTGGTCACCCAGCTGCTCTATGGCCTGCCGCTGGAGTTGCTCCATGGATCGGGAAGAACGGCTGTCGTGTATGTGGCGGGTGTCTTGGCCGGCTCATTGGGCACCAGCGTTGTGGACTCCACAGTGTATCTGGTGGGTGCAAGTGGTGGAGTCTACGCTCTGCTGGCGGCACAGTTGGCCAATGTTCTCCTCAACTTTGGCCACATGCGACATGGACTCGCCCAACTGCTAGCTGTCATTATTTTTG TCTCATGCGATCTGGGCTACACGTTGTACTGCAGGCAAATGGCCTTGGTGGAGTATCAGCCATCAGCTGGAGCCACGATCTCAGTCTCCTACATAGCCCACATGACGGGCGCCTTGGCGGGATTAAGCTTGGGTCTCTTCCTGCTCCGTCAGCTGGATGGCAGCCTGCGTCCACGTCTGCTGCGTTGGCTGGCTTTAGGCGTTTGGGCCACCTTCAGTGGATTTGCCTTTGCCTTCAATTTGATCAACACTGTAACAGCTCAACTGTTGGCCGAGCAGGAGGGGGAGGTGATCAAGCAGCATCTGTTGCATGATCTTGGCATGGAGCGTTGA